A DNA window from uncultured Methanoregula sp. contains the following coding sequences:
- a CDS encoding helix-turn-helix domain-containing protein, with protein sequence MMYTKNGKTYHCTVEAALDVIGGKWKPIILWHLNGNVLRFSELQKGLPGVNSKMLTKQLRELEEDGVIRRTVYAEVPPRVEYAITDFGKTVLPILEALCIWGAHYLNSDKEGGEEISSPCPAKKMLKH encoded by the coding sequence ATGATGTATACGAAGAACGGGAAGACCTATCACTGTACGGTTGAAGCAGCACTTGACGTGATCGGCGGGAAATGGAAGCCGATAATACTCTGGCACCTCAACGGCAACGTGCTCCGGTTCAGCGAGCTGCAGAAAGGATTGCCCGGCGTCAATTCAAAGATGCTCACCAAACAACTCCGGGAGCTTGAGGAGGACGGGGTTATCCGGCGGACTGTCTATGCCGAGGTACCCCCCCGGGTGGAATATGCCATAACGGATTTCGGAAAGACCGTGCTCCCGATCTTGGAGGCGCTCTGCATCTGGGGAGCACATTATCTCAACTCTGATAAAGAGGGAGGGGAGGAGATCTCGTCTCCGTGTCCGGCAAAAAAGATGCTGAAACACTGA
- a CDS encoding NAD(P)-binding domain-containing protein gives MTRFGFIGTGSMGSMLIRQFILAGVAQPGEIVACSRQGASARAVAEKTGIAVRDTPQEVAQDAEVLFLCVRPLEIKGVLADLQNSLSDRTLLVSIASSVTIADLSGWTGPGVRCVRMLPSVTAEEHAGISLVAWGPGVTEGDKELIFSLFSAIGTPVEIEERHFEIYGDLTSCAPALISAMMQEFALSAVRKEGVSPALAAYLVQQTLIGTAWLLDRDDMGFDELIGRVATKGGITEEGVTVLRNRLPAVYEELLDATHKKHEVLIKKIAEQDLP, from the coding sequence ATGACACGTTTCGGGTTCATTGGCACCGGTTCCATGGGCAGCATGCTCATCCGGCAGTTCATCCTTGCAGGGGTTGCCCAGCCGGGGGAGATAGTTGCATGCAGCAGACAGGGCGCTTCTGCCCGGGCTGTTGCGGAGAAGACCGGCATTGCCGTGAGGGATACCCCGCAGGAGGTTGCACAGGATGCAGAAGTCCTCTTTCTCTGCGTCCGCCCGCTTGAGATAAAAGGCGTGCTCGCAGATCTGCAAAATTCCCTCTCAGACCGCACTCTCCTCGTTTCAATCGCCAGCTCAGTAACAATTGCAGATCTGTCCGGATGGACCGGGCCGGGCGTGCGATGTGTCCGGATGCTCCCGAGCGTGACTGCGGAAGAGCATGCCGGCATCTCCCTTGTTGCCTGGGGACCGGGTGTGACCGAGGGCGATAAGGAGCTCATCTTCTCGCTCTTCTCTGCCATCGGTACTCCTGTAGAAATCGAAGAGCGGCACTTTGAGATTTACGGGGATCTGACGAGCTGCGCACCGGCCCTGATATCAGCCATGATGCAGGAGTTTGCATTGTCTGCAGTCCGGAAAGAAGGGGTCAGTCCGGCGCTGGCAGCATATCTCGTGCAGCAGACCCTTATCGGGACCGCATGGCTGCTTGACCGTGATGATATGGGGTTTGATGAGCTTATCGGGCGCGTTGCAACCAAAGGGGGCATCACCGAAGAAGGGGTGACGGTGCTCCGGAACCGCCTCCCGGCGGTCTATGAAGAACTGCTGGACGCCACCCATAAAAAACATGAAGTGCTCATAAAGAAGATAGCAGAACAGGATCTTCCCTGA
- a CDS encoding flavin reductase family protein, with product MEKIPIGLNFFIPMPVVLVGTQIAGKANFMAVGWITRANGNPPMIACGIANNHYTVKGIEETKTFSVNIPSLDLLEKTDYCGIVSGQKTDKSQVFDVFYGSQKTAPMIRECPVTLECRLVQSVPLPTHRLFIGEIAGVYADGRVVKDGRPDFPVIDPLFLTMPDNRYWSLGKYAGDAWGAGKKLVQR from the coding sequence ATGGAAAAGATACCGATTGGACTCAACTTCTTTATCCCGATGCCGGTGGTGCTGGTCGGGACACAGATAGCAGGGAAAGCAAATTTCATGGCAGTGGGCTGGATTACCCGGGCAAATGGCAATCCCCCCATGATCGCCTGCGGGATCGCGAACAACCACTACACGGTCAAAGGCATCGAAGAGACAAAGACCTTCTCGGTGAACATTCCCTCTTTGGATCTGCTGGAAAAGACTGATTACTGCGGCATTGTTTCAGGACAAAAAACCGATAAATCGCAGGTTTTCGATGTGTTCTATGGCTCCCAGAAGACCGCACCCATGATCCGGGAGTGCCCGGTGACCCTTGAATGCCGGCTCGTACAGAGCGTGCCGCTTCCAACCCACCGGCTCTTTATCGGAGAGATTGCGGGAGTGTATGCTGACGGGCGGGTGGTGAAGGACGGCCGGCCGGATTTCCCGGTGATCGATCCTCTCTTCCTGACCATGCCTGACAACCGCTACTGGTCCCTCGGGAAGTATGCCGGAGATGCCTGGGGTGCCGGGAAGAAACTGGTCCAGCGCTGA
- a CDS encoding flavodoxin family protein, with translation MTKVLAINGSPRKDGNTSILIRHILRECENAGIETETIQLAGKKIHGCTSCMKCFENRDGKCVIDDDLVNTCIRKMIDADGIILGSPVYFLDVTSEMKALIDRAGFVSHANGHPLSGKVGNAAVAVRRAGASRTFDTMLHFFLANEMVVPGLPCIGIGRDIGDVERDEEGIAHAEKVGQTMARLATILNEHPLKPQTPSRTDNRMTKKKKETRS, from the coding sequence ATGACAAAAGTACTTGCAATCAACGGGAGTCCCCGGAAAGACGGGAACACCTCCATCCTTATCCGGCATATTCTCAGGGAATGTGAGAATGCAGGGATCGAAACCGAGACCATCCAACTGGCCGGAAAGAAGATCCACGGCTGCACCTCGTGTATGAAATGCTTCGAGAACCGGGACGGGAAATGTGTCATCGATGACGACCTCGTGAATACCTGTATCCGGAAGATGATCGATGCGGACGGGATTATCCTGGGGTCACCTGTGTATTTTCTGGATGTCACCTCCGAGATGAAAGCGCTTATCGATCGGGCTGGGTTTGTCTCGCATGCCAACGGGCACCCGCTCTCTGGAAAAGTGGGGAACGCTGCAGTAGCTGTCCGGCGCGCCGGTGCCAGCAGGACCTTCGATACGATGCTCCATTTTTTCCTTGCCAACGAGATGGTGGTTCCCGGTCTTCCTTGCATCGGGATCGGTCGGGACATCGGGGATGTCGAGCGGGATGAGGAGGGTATCGCTCATGCAGAGAAGGTCGGGCAGACCATGGCCCGGCTCGCAACTATCCTGAATGAACACCCCCTGAAACCACAAACCCCCTCGCGTACCGATAACAGAATGACGAAAAAGAAAAAAGAGACCAGATCATGA